The Staphylococcus carnosus genome has a segment encoding these proteins:
- the smpB gene encoding SsrA-binding protein SmpB — protein MSKKKKKSPGTLAENRKARHDYNIEDTIEAGIVLRGTEIKSIRRGSANLKDSFAQVKNGEIYVHNMHIAPYEEGNRFNHDPLRPRKLLLHKREIEKLGTRTREIGYSIIPLKLYLKHGVCKVLIGVARGKKKYDKRQDLKDKAVKRDMQRAMKDRY, from the coding sequence GGTACCTTAGCGGAGAATCGTAAAGCAAGACATGATTATAATATAGAAGATACGATTGAAGCGGGCATTGTGTTAAGAGGAACAGAGATTAAGTCAATTCGACGTGGCAGTGCAAATTTGAAAGATAGTTTCGCGCAAGTGAAAAATGGTGAGATTTATGTGCATAATATGCATATTGCACCTTATGAAGAAGGTAATCGATTCAATCATGATCCACTGCGTCCGAGAAAACTACTTTTGCACAAAAGAGAAATTGAAAAACTCGGTACACGTACAAGAGAAATCGGATATTCGATTATTCCGTTAAAGCTTTATCTTAAACATGGTGTTTGTAAAGTATTGATTGGCGTAGCAAGAGGTAAGAAAAAATATGATAAACGTCAAGACTTGAAAGATAAAGCGGTTAAACGTGATATGCAACGCGCGATGAAAGATCGTTATTAA